The following proteins are co-located in the Gammaproteobacteria bacterium genome:
- a CDS encoding IS3 family transposase (programmed frameshift), with translation MSKKRYPDEFKVEAVKQVVDCGHSVADVAGRLGMTTHSLYAWIKKFGPDSAEHNAMSDEQAEIRRLKKELKRTRQERDLPKKSRGVLRQSARVRYAFIRAESAQWPVRALCNLFDVHPSGYYAWLNKPRSKRAIANERLTGLIKQFWLESGGVYGYRKIFSDLREYGEHCGKNRVYRLMQAAGLRAQIGYRRPRHRSGPAHVVVPNLLQRQFSTKTPDQAWVTDITYIRTHEGWLYLAVVLDLFSRRVIGWSMQSRITKELALDALLMAVWRRNPLSTVTVHSDQGSQYTSYDWQNFLREHSLKGSMSRRGNCHDNAVAESFFQLLKRERVRRHVYATREGARSDVFDYIEMFYNTRRRHGFNNQLSPVEYETQYQKRLASV, from the exons ATGAGCAAAAAGCGATACCCAGATGAGTTCAAGGTTGAAGCAGTTAAACAGGTAGTAGATTGCGGCCACAGTGTGGCCGATGTGGCCGGCAGGCTCGGTATGACAACCCATAGTTTGTATGCCTGGATCAAGAAGTTCGGGCCTGATTCCGCGGAACACAACGCGATGTCGGATGAGCAGGCCGAGATACGACGCTTGAAGAAAGAACTCAAGCGCACCAGGCAGGAGCGTGATCTCC CTAAAAAAAGCCGCGGTGTACTTCGCCAATCAGCCCGAGTGAGGTACGCCTTTATCAGGGCCGAGAGTGCACAATGGCCAGTACGGGCTCTGTGTAACCTGTTTGATGTTCATCCCAGCGGTTATTACGCATGGTTGAACAAGCCGCGTTCTAAACGGGCTATTGCCAATGAACGGCTCACCGGACTGATTAAGCAATTCTGGCTGGAAAGCGGTGGAGTATATGGATATCGGAAGATATTCAGCGACCTGCGTGAATATGGTGAACATTGCGGCAAGAACAGAGTTTATCGTTTGATGCAAGCCGCAGGACTGCGGGCGCAGATAGGTTATCGGCGGCCTCGCCACCGAAGCGGGCCTGCACATGTCGTTGTTCCAAATCTGTTGCAGCGGCAGTTCAGTACGAAAACACCAGATCAAGCGTGGGTCACTGATATCACGTATATCCGCACCCACGAAGGTTGGCTTTACCTGGCAGTGGTGCTTGATTTGTTCTCGCGGCGTGTCATTGGCTGGTCGATGCAATCACGAATAACGAAAGAGCTTGCACTGGATGCACTGTTAATGGCTGTATGGCGCCGCAATCCTCTGAGCACAGTCACAGTGCACTCAGATCAAGGTAGCCAGTACACCAGTTACGACTGGCAAAACTTCCTGCGGGAGCATAGCCTAAAGGGAAGCATGAGCAGACGGGGGAACTGTCACGATAACGCAGTTGCTGAGAGCTTTTTCCAACTACTTAAGCGCGAGCGCGTTCGACGTCATGTCTACGCAACGCGGGAAGGAGCACGCAGTGATGTATTCGATTACATTGAGATGTTTTACAACACTCGACGGCGACATGGTTTCAATAACCAGCTCTCGCCGGTAGAGTATGAAACGCAGTACCAAAAACGGCTGGCGAGTGTCTAG
- a CDS encoding site-specific integrase, translating to MKRSTKNGWRVSRELGTIHQHLKKHLGHLRLIHLSPHKVSKYRDIRLQTVSPASLKRELVILSRVLTIAERDWGIAIPKNPIPLVSLPKVDKGRTRRLEKGEQECLIDDSEMGRIITLALETAMRRSEILNIKKSHINFALCTLLIPTTKTDQPRTIPLSSTAIACLRNQLRASERLSGGVISLYEKPIFTYSARGVSGAFLKRCRRSGIEDLHFHDLRHEATSRFFEKGLNPVEVATITGHKDPRMLMRYTHLRAEDLARKLG from the coding sequence ATGAAACGCAGTACCAAAAACGGCTGGCGAGTGTCTAGAGAATTGGGGACGATTCATCAGCACCTAAAGAAGCATCTGGGGCATTTAAGGCTCATTCATCTCTCCCCTCATAAAGTCTCCAAGTACAGGGATATTCGTCTACAGACGGTCTCTCCTGCTTCTCTTAAACGGGAACTGGTGATTCTGAGTCGAGTTTTAACCATCGCTGAAAGAGACTGGGGTATAGCGATTCCAAAGAATCCCATCCCGCTGGTATCCCTTCCGAAAGTAGACAAGGGTCGCACCAGAAGATTGGAGAAAGGTGAACAAGAATGTCTGATTGATGACTCTGAAATGGGTCGAATCATCACCCTTGCATTAGAGACAGCCATGAGAAGAAGTGAGATTCTTAATATTAAAAAGAGTCACATTAACTTTGCTCTTTGTACCCTTCTAATACCGACTACAAAGACTGACCAACCCCGAACCATCCCACTTTCAAGCACTGCAATAGCGTGTCTTAGAAACCAACTACGGGCCTCTGAGAGGCTATCTGGAGGGGTGATTTCACTCTACGAAAAGCCTATTTTTACCTACTCTGCTAGAGGTGTTTCAGGGGCATTTTTAAAGCGATGTAGACGATCTGGAATTGAGGATTTGCACTTCCATGATCTGCGTCACGAAGCCACATCAAGATTCTTTGAGAAAGGATTAAACCCTGTAGAAGTCGCCACCATTACAGGCCATAAAGACCCACGCATGCTGATGCGTTATACGCACCTTAGAGCAGAGGATTTA